Within the Stenotrophomonas maltophilia genome, the region TTCGGGCGCAGTGCTGTCCGCCTTCCAGAAGTGGCCCTCAAGCAGCGTATTGGCCGGCGGGAAAGTGCTGCGCCAGCTGAAGTTCAGTGGCCGGTTCTCGTCGTCGTCCTCGCGCGGGCCGTTTTCCCGCCCCTGGCCGTCCTGCGCCTGGTCCACGCGCACCGGGGGCTTGCCGTTGATCGCGATCAGGCGGCCGGTGGCCATCGGTTCGATGCTGGCATCGGCAGCACCCAGCGCGCGCAATGCTGCCAGCACGCCGTCGCGTTGTTCGGGCTGGATGTTGATCAGGAAGTAGTTCGGCGTGTTCTCCGGCAGGCGCTCGCGCCACTGCTGCAGCAGCCCCGGCCCGGTCACGGCCAGCAGCAGCAGCGCGCACAGCGACAGCGACAGGCCCACCAGTTGCATCACCGCCAGCATCCGGCGGCGGGTCAGGGCGGCCAATCCCAGCCGCCAGTTGCCGTGCAGGCGGTGCTGCAGGCTGCGCAGCACCTGCAGCAGCACAAAGCCGCCCAGGCCCGCCGCTGCGGCGAGAGCGGCCAGGCCACCCAGCACCCACAGGGCCAGCTTCAGGTCGCCGGTCACCTGCACGGCCAGCACCAGGCTGGCCAGCAGGGCGGCGACGTAGGCCAGCAGCGAGGCGGGCGGCAGTGCAGCGAAGGAGCGGTTGAGTACGCGCATCGGCGGCACTTCGCGCAGGCGCAGCAGCGGCGGCAGGCCGAAGCCGAACAGCAGCAACAGACCGATGCCTGCACCGGTCAGCGCCGGTGTTGCCTGTGGCAGCGGCAGGCGCTGCGGTATCAGGCTGCCCAGCACCTGTACCAGGCTTTCCTGCGCGGCCATGCCCAGTCCAATGCCGAGCAGGCAGGCCGGAACGGCCAGCATCAGCAGCTGCAGTGCCAGGCCCAGCAGGATGTCGCGCTGGCGTGCTCCCAGGCAACGCAGGATCGCCACCTGGTCGATGCGGCGCAGGGCGAAGCGGTTGGCGGCCAGCGCGGTGGCAACGCCGGCCAGCAGCACCGCCAGCAGCGCGCTCAGGCCGAGGAAGCGCCCGGCCAGATCGAAGGCCTGGCGCACGCCGCGCTGGGTGTCATCCACGCTCAGCAGGCGCATGCCCTTCACCTGTGGCTGCAGCCATTGCCGGAACGCCGCGATCCGGTCGGCCGGCCCGGCGAACATCAGCCGGTAGCTGATGCGGCTGCCGGGACCGAGCAGGCCGGTGCCGTCGACATCAGCGCGATTGACCAGCAACGTCGGCGACAGCGTGAGGAGGTCGCCGCCGGCATCCGGTTCGGCCTCGATGATGCCGGCGATGCGCAGCGTACCGGCGCCGAACTCGAGGTCATCGCCGGCCTTCAACCCCAGCGCCTGCAGCAGGCGGGGATCGGCATAGGCCTGGCCCTGCGGCGGCATGCCGGCATCGTCGATCAGCGCACCACCGGGCGTGCTGCGTACCCGCAGCGTCCCCCGCAGCGGATAGCCGGCCTGTACCGCCTTGATGCTGGCCATCTGGCTGGCATCGCCCTGGAACAGCACGGTGCCGAAACTGGCCATGCGGGTGGATGCCAGTCCCCGCTGCCTGGCCTCTTCGGCGAAGGCGGCCGGCGGGTCGTCACGACCGGCGACGCCGAGGTCGCCGCCGAGCATCTCCGCAGCGCTGCTGGTCAGTGCCAGGTTGACCCGGTTCACCAGCGTGCCGACCGCGGTCATCACCGCCACGCCCAGTACCAGCGCGGCGAACACGGTCAGCAGGTCGCCGGCCAGGGCTTCGCGGCGCAGCGCGCGCCACGCATGCCGCAGCAGGTTCATGCGCGGGCCTCGTGCGCGACCGCCTGCAGGCGGCCGTTGTCGATGCGGTGGATGTGCTGGCAGCGCTGGGCCAGGCGCAGATCGTGGGTGACCAGCACCAGCGTGGTGCCGCTGCCGGCGTTGAGCTCGAACAGCAGGTCGCTGATGTGCTGGCCGGTGCTCTGGTCCAGCGAGCCGGTCGGCTCGTCAGCGAACAGGATGCGCGGCCGGGTGACGAAGGCACGCGCCAATGCCACGCGCTGCTGTTCGCCGCCGGACAGCTGGCGCGGGTAATGGCGGGCGCGATGGGCCAGCCCGACCTGGTCCAGCACGGCGTCCACCCGCGCGCGATCCTCGCGCCCGCCCAGCTCCAGTGGCAGGGCGACGTTCTCGGCGGCGGTCAGCGCCGGCAGCAGGTGGAAGCTCTGGAAGACGAAGCCGACCTCGCGAGCACGCAGCTGCGCGCGGGCTTCCTCATCCAGGCTGGACAGTTCGTGCCCGGCCAGAGCGATGCGACCGCGGCTGGGCAGGTCCAGCCCGGCGAGCAGGCCGAGCAGGGTGGTTTTGCCGGAGCCGGAGGCGCCGACGATGGCCACGCTGGTGCCTTCATGGACCGTCAAAGTGATGTTGTCCAGTATGTGGACTTCACCCTCCGGGCCATGCACGGATTTGCCGACCTGGTCGACGGCGATGGCGACGGGCGCGCTGCGGGGGGACAGGCTGTCGATGAGGAGACTCCAATGCGCAAGACGGGATGGAGCCGGCGAGCCGGCATGATGATGGTGCTGTTGCTAGGGTTCCTGCTGTTGCCCGGGCTGGCCTGTGCCAAAGGTCCGGCCGGTACCGTCCTGGTGCTCGGCGACAGCCTCAGTGCTGCCCACAATATCCCTGCCGATGCCGGCTGGGTCAGCCTGCTGCAGCAGCGGGTCAGGCAGCAGTCGAAAACGCCGGCGCGGATCGTCAACGCCAGCATGAGCGGCGAGACCACCGCCGGCGCCCTGACCCGGCTGCCGGGCCTGCTGGCGAAGGAGAAGCCGGACGTGGTGGTGATCGCTCTGGGGGGCAACGACGCCCTGCGCGGGCTGACCCCGGCGCAGGTGCAGGGCAATCTGGAAAAGATGGTGCAGGCCAGCCAGAAGGCGGGCGCCAAGGTGCTGCTGCTGGGCATCGATGTGCCACCGAATTACGGCCCGGCGTACCGCCAGCGGCTGGCGGCCGCCTACCGCGCGCTGGCCGACCGCTACGCTGTGCCGCTGCTGCCGTTCCTGCTGGAGGGGGTGGCCCTGCAGCCGGGGATGATGCAGGCCGACGGTCTGCACCCCACCGCCCAGGCCCAGCCGAAGGTGCTCGACAACGTCTGGCCCCTGCTCAAGCCGCTGCTCTGAGCAGCGGATCGGATCTCTTGACGGAACTTCACATTGCCTCCACCGTCGATCCGGCATGTTTCACAAAGCTGAAGTTAGAGGGAATCACATGCGTCAGACGAAGGAGACTTCCGGCTTGGTGCTGGTGGTCGAAGACAACCGCAACATCTCCGAGATGATCGGCGAATACCTGGAAGGTCGTGGCTTCGAAGTCGACTATGCACAGGATGGCCTGGACGGCTACCGGCTTGCGGCGGAGAACAGCTATGACGTGGTGGTGCTGGACCTGATGCTGCCGCGGCTGGATGGCATCGAAGTCTGCCGGCGGCTGCGCAACGACGCGCGCAAATCGACGCCGGTGCTGATGCTGACCGCGCGCGATACGCTGGACGACAAGCTCACCGGCCTGGGGTTCGGTGCCGATGACTACCTGACCAAGCCGTTCGCGATCCAGGAACTGGAAGCACGCCTGCGCGCGCTGATCCGCCGTGAACGCCGCCAGGTGGGTTCGGAAGTGCTCAAGGTCGCCGACCTGGTGCTCGATCCGGTCAGCATGCGCGCCACCCGCGCCGGCACCGAACTGCAGCTGTCGCCGATCGGCCTGCGCCTGTTGACGATTCTGATGCGCGAATCGCCGCGGGTGGTCACCCGCCAGGAAATCGAGCGCGAGATCTGGGGCAACGGGTTGCCGGATTCGGACACCCTGCGCAGCCATCTGTACAACCTGCGCAAGATCATCGACAAGCCGTTCGATCGCCCGCTGCTGCATACCGTGCAGAGCGCCGGCTATCGCATTGCCGACATCGCCCAGCCGATGGCCTGAGCAGGGACCGTGCCGGTGCAGCTGCAGGCCCGGTGCGGTAGCGGACGGGCAACAGGGCAGGGGATGACCGACCGGCAGTGTCGGCGGTCATCATCCCTGCACGACCACGGCGCGGTGCGCTGCCTATAATCGCAGCGCTCTGACCGGGACCCCGCAATGCCGCACGGCCTGCCGCGCAAGATCCGTATCGCCTTCATCCTGCAGGCAGTGCTGGCCAGCCTGGGCATCCTGCTGGGCGCATGGCTGGTGTCGCTGGTCATCAAGCACAGCCTGGTCGGTGCAGCGCTGCGCGAGGAAGCGGCGTATTACTGGACGCTGCACGACGCGTCCCCCGCACAGCCTCCCCCCAATACGCAGAACATCCGCGGCTACCTGCTGGAAAGCGGCCAGTCCGCGTTGTCGCTGCCGGCCAACCTGCGCGACCTGGAGCCCGGTTTCCACGAACTGCCGGCGGATGACCAGCTGGTCCTGGTCGATGTGCGGCCGGCCGGCCGCCTGTATCTGGTATTCCTGCGCTCACGCGCGGAAATGCTGGCGTTCTGGTTCGGCATCGTGCCGGTGTTGCTGACCCTGCTGGCGGTGTATGGCGCCAGCTGGATCACCTATCGCGCGTCCAAGCGTCTGGTATCGCCGGTGAACTGGCTGGCGCGGCGCGTGTCGCGCTGGGATCCCGGTCACCCCGAGGCAGCCGATCTGGAACCGAACAAACTGCCGGCGGACATGCAGGGCGAGACCCGGCAGCTCGCCGCGGCCCTGCATTCGCTGGCCAACCGGGTCAGCGCGCATGTCGCCCGCGAACGCAACTTCACCCGCGATGCCAGCCATGAACTGCGCACGCCGTTGACGGTGATCCGCGTGGCCAGCGACATGGCGCTGGGGGATGATTCCCTGCAGCCGCGCCTGCGCCGCAGCCTGCAGCGCATCCAGCGTGCCGGGCGTGACATGGAAGCGGTGATCGACGCCTTCCTGATCCTTGCCCGCGAGGCGGATGTCGAGCCGCAGGTCGAGCTGTTCGATGTCAACGACATCGTCCGTCACGAGGTGGACAACGCCAACGAACTGCTGGGTACGCGCCCGGTCGTGGTGCACCTGCACAGCGACGGACCGGTGAATCTGCATGCGCCGCCGCGGGTGCTGCAGGTGGTGGTCAGCAACCTGGTGCGCAACGCCTGCAGCTATACCGACGAAGGCCGCATCGACGTGCATGTGCGCGACGACCGGGTGGTGGTGCGCGACACCGGCATCGGCATGTCTGCCGAAGCCCTGTCGCGCGCGTTCGAGCCGTTCTACCGCGCCGAACCCAGTCGCCCGCAGGGCACCGGACTGGGCCTGTCGATCGTGCGCCGGCTGTGCGATCGCTTCGGCTGGAAGGTCAGCCTCTCCAGCGAACCCGGGCAGGGAACCGAAGCCACGGTGATCTTCCGCTAGAGGGCTTTTGCCGGATCAGAAGCGGGCATTCCGCGGAATGCCCGGGCGGTAGCGCCGGGCCATGCCCGGCGTGCGCAGTGCCTCAGTCGCAGGTCACCTTCGGTGCCAGCGCGCGGGTCCAGATGGCATATCCGGCGGGTGTCATGTGCAGCATGTCCTCACGGAACAGCGCGCGATCAGGCTGGCCGTCGGCGCCCAGCATCGGCGTGTAGATGTCGGTGAAGCCGGTGTTGGGCAGCCTGGCCAGCGCCGCCTTGACCAGCGTGTTGGCCTCGTTGATCGCCGGCAGCAGGTGCGCCCGTGACGGGCTGGGCTTGATCGACACGTATTCCACCCGGGTCTTGGGCAGGTCGCGATGCACGCGCTGCACGAAGGCGACCACATCGTCGCGCACCTGCACGGCGCTGCGGCCGCTGTTGAGGTCGTTGTCGCCGGCGTACAGGAAGACCTTGCACGGCGCGTACGGGATCACGATCTGTCCGGCATACCAGGTGCTGTCCCGGACTTCCGAGCCGCCGAAGCCCCGGTTGAACACCGGCTGGCCGGCGAAATCGGCCGCCAGGCTGTCCCACATCCGGAATGACGAACTGCCGATGAACTCGATGCCACCACGAGGCGGCGGGGCGACCTTGTCGGCGGCGGCGAAGGCGGCCATGTCGGCGGCCCAGGCCACGTTGGAGACCTGCTCGGGAACGCGGGGCGACGGCGAGGGAACGCGTGCCAGCGCCAGCGGCGCAAGGGTCAGCAGGCCCAGCATCAGCAGAGCGGGACGGCGGTGGGACATCGTGCACTCCAGGCAGGAAGGAGGGAGCCATCATAGGAGGCGGGCGCGGCCCGCGCTTGTCCCCGGCAGGCCATTCGGCCCGGCCGCGCGGAGTATGGCCGGCGGCCTTGTGGCAAAATGGCGACTGTCTGCCCATCCCTGTGCACCCATGACTCCCTGCCGTGCGTCTGAGCGGTCGCTGCGCCGCGCCCCCGTTGCTGGATGCTCCACCCGTGGCTGACCAGTTCGGCCACATGCCGCGCGGCCCGCGCCGCATCTTCCAGGCCGCGCGCTGGTCCTGGCAGGGCCTGCGGGCTGCCTGGCTGCATGAGTCCTCGTTCCGGCTGGAGGTCTACCTGCTGGTCCTGCTGACCCCGGTGGCGATCTGGCTCGGCCAGACCCCGGTGGAGCGCGCGCTGCTGATCGGCTCGATGCTGCTGGTGCTGGCGATGGAACTGGCCAACTCCGCCATCGAGGCCGTGATCGAGCGCTACGGCAGCGAGATCCACGAGCTGGCCGGGCGCGCCAAGGACATGGGTTCGGCCGCCGTGTTCGTGCTGATGATGAACGTGCTGCTGTGCTGGGCCCTGGTCGTGGTCCCGCATGCACTGGCCGGCCGCTACGGCTGAACCCCCATTCCCCCACTGCCTTGAAGAGTTTCCATGTCCTTTGAGTTCCTCGCCGACCCCAACGCCTGGGTGACCCTGTTCACCCTGAGCGCACTGGAAATCGTGCTCGGCATCGACAATTTGGTGTTCATCTCCATCGCGGTCAGCAAGCTGCCGGAAGAGCGCCGTCCCTTTGCGCGCAAGCTCGGCATCGCCGTGGCCTGCATCACCCGTATCGCACTGCTGGTGTCGCTGGCCTACCTGGCCCACATGTCCGCCAACCTGTTCACCGTGGCCGGCATGGGCATCTCCATCCGCGACCTGGTGCTGATCGTGGGTGGCCTGTTCCTGATCATCAAGGGTTACATGGAGATCAAGGAACTGATCACCGGTGGCGAAGACGAGAATCCGGCCACCAGCAAGGCGTCGGGCGTGTTCGGCATGGTCATCCTGCAGATCGCCATCATCGATATCGTGTTCTCGCTGGACTCGGTGATCACGGCCGTCGGAATCGCCGACCACATCCCGGTGATGGTCGCTGCCATCCTGCTGTCGGTGCTGGTCATGCTGCTGGCGGCCAATCCGCTGGGGCGCTTCATCGACGCCAACCCGACGGTGAAGATGCTGGCGCTGGCCTTCATCCTGCTGATCGGCGCGGTGCTGATCCTGGACGGCCTCGACGTGCATGTGCCCAAGCCGTACATCTACGCCGCGATGGGCTTCTCGGTGCTGGTGGAATGGTTGAACCTGCTGATGCGCCGTCGCGCGCGCGACCACCACGTGCCGGGCGCCGGCGACTGGTAAAGCGTATGACCTCGAACCCCCGGCCCGGCCGGGGGTTCTGCTTTGCGGGCCACCGCGTCCGCCGGGCCATGCCCGGCGGGGGCTTTTGCCTGCAATGCCGGCGTACACCTTCACTTGTGAACCCGCATCAACAGTGTTTTCCCCGGACAAGGCTTAATCCGGTGCGGCAAAGCGCGCAGGCTACGCGCTCCCGATTCCCGCCCCCAGGAAGTCCCCCATGAAGTCCAGAGCCGCATTGCTGGCGCTTGCCGTCGGCGCCTTCGCCATCGGCACCACCGAGTTCGCCCCGATGGGCCTGCTGCCGGTCA harbors:
- a CDS encoding ABC transporter permease produces the protein MNLLRHAWRALRREALAGDLLTVFAALVLGVAVMTAVGTLVNRVNLALTSSAAEMLGGDLGVAGRDDPPAAFAEEARQRGLASTRMASFGTVLFQGDASQMASIKAVQAGYPLRGTLRVRSTPGGALIDDAGMPPQGQAYADPRLLQALGLKAGDDLEFGAGTLRIAGIIEAEPDAGGDLLTLSPTLLVNRADVDGTGLLGPGSRISYRLMFAGPADRIAAFRQWLQPQVKGMRLLSVDDTQRGVRQAFDLAGRFLGLSALLAVLLAGVATALAANRFALRRIDQVAILRCLGARQRDILLGLALQLLMLAVPACLLGIGLGMAAQESLVQVLGSLIPQRLPLPQATPALTGAGIGLLLLFGFGLPPLLRLREVPPMRVLNRSFAALPPASLLAYVAALLASLVLAVQVTGDLKLALWVLGGLAALAAAAGLGGFVLLQVLRSLQHRLHGNWRLGLAALTRRRMLAVMQLVGLSLSLCALLLLAVTGPGLLQQWRERLPENTPNYFLINIQPEQRDGVLAALRALGAADASIEPMATGRLIAINGKPPVRVDQAQDGQGRENGPREDDDENRPLNFSWRSTFPPANTLLEGHFWKADSTAPEASVETGWAKRYGVSTGDRIGISVGEQQREFTVTSVRKADWNTFRPNFFVLLNPNAVGDTPHNLLSAFHLPAGQAAGLGELVRAQPNLSLLDVDAVISQVRDVMERVAQAVQLVMVFSLLAGVLVLLAALQATAGERRYDSAVLRTLGATRRQLRGAVLVEFGALGTLAALLAVGATAVIGLVVSQKVFELPLLPPWPGLLLGGVVGIGLSLLAGWWGTRRILHTPPALALREA
- a CDS encoding ABC transporter ATP-binding protein — protein: MHGPEGEVHILDNITLTVHEGTSVAIVGASGSGKTTLLGLLAGLDLPSRGRIALAGHELSSLDEEARAQLRAREVGFVFQSFHLLPALTAAENVALPLELGGREDRARVDAVLDQVGLAHRARHYPRQLSGGEQQRVALARAFVTRPRILFADEPTGSLDQSTGQHISDLLFELNAGSGTTLVLVTHDLRLAQRCQHIHRIDNGRLQAVAHEARA
- a CDS encoding arylesterase, whose product is MRKTGWSRRAGMMMVLLLGFLLLPGLACAKGPAGTVLVLGDSLSAAHNIPADAGWVSLLQQRVRQQSKTPARIVNASMSGETTAGALTRLPGLLAKEKPDVVVIALGGNDALRGLTPAQVQGNLEKMVQASQKAGAKVLLLGIDVPPNYGPAYRQRLAAAYRALADRYAVPLLPFLLEGVALQPGMMQADGLHPTAQAQPKVLDNVWPLLKPLL
- a CDS encoding response regulator transcription factor, translated to MRQTKETSGLVLVVEDNRNISEMIGEYLEGRGFEVDYAQDGLDGYRLAAENSYDVVVLDLMLPRLDGIEVCRRLRNDARKSTPVLMLTARDTLDDKLTGLGFGADDYLTKPFAIQELEARLRALIRRERRQVGSEVLKVADLVLDPVSMRATRAGTELQLSPIGLRLLTILMRESPRVVTRQEIEREIWGNGLPDSDTLRSHLYNLRKIIDKPFDRPLLHTVQSAGYRIADIAQPMA
- a CDS encoding sensor histidine kinase, translating into MPHGLPRKIRIAFILQAVLASLGILLGAWLVSLVIKHSLVGAALREEAAYYWTLHDASPAQPPPNTQNIRGYLLESGQSALSLPANLRDLEPGFHELPADDQLVLVDVRPAGRLYLVFLRSRAEMLAFWFGIVPVLLTLLAVYGASWITYRASKRLVSPVNWLARRVSRWDPGHPEAADLEPNKLPADMQGETRQLAAALHSLANRVSAHVARERNFTRDASHELRTPLTVIRVASDMALGDDSLQPRLRRSLQRIQRAGRDMEAVIDAFLILAREADVEPQVELFDVNDIVRHEVDNANELLGTRPVVVHLHSDGPVNLHAPPRVLQVVVSNLVRNACSYTDEGRIDVHVRDDRVVVRDTGIGMSAEALSRAFEPFYRAEPSRPQGTGLGLSIVRRLCDRFGWKVSLSSEPGQGTEATVIFR
- a CDS encoding SGNH/GDSL hydrolase family protein, which produces MSHRRPALLMLGLLTLAPLALARVPSPSPRVPEQVSNVAWAADMAAFAAADKVAPPPRGGIEFIGSSSFRMWDSLAADFAGQPVFNRGFGGSEVRDSTWYAGQIVIPYAPCKVFLYAGDNDLNSGRSAVQVRDDVVAFVQRVHRDLPKTRVEYVSIKPSPSRAHLLPAINEANTLVKAALARLPNTGFTDIYTPMLGADGQPDRALFREDMLHMTPAGYAIWTRALAPKVTCD
- a CDS encoding diacylglycerol kinase; the encoded protein is MADQFGHMPRGPRRIFQAARWSWQGLRAAWLHESSFRLEVYLLVLLTPVAIWLGQTPVERALLIGSMLLVLAMELANSAIEAVIERYGSEIHELAGRAKDMGSAAVFVLMMNVLLCWALVVVPHALAGRYG
- a CDS encoding TerC family protein; protein product: MSFEFLADPNAWVTLFTLSALEIVLGIDNLVFISIAVSKLPEERRPFARKLGIAVACITRIALLVSLAYLAHMSANLFTVAGMGISIRDLVLIVGGLFLIIKGYMEIKELITGGEDENPATSKASGVFGMVILQIAIIDIVFSLDSVITAVGIADHIPVMVAAILLSVLVMLLAANPLGRFIDANPTVKMLALAFILLIGAVLILDGLDVHVPKPYIYAAMGFSVLVEWLNLLMRRRARDHHVPGAGDW